A window of the Cutaneotrichosporon cavernicola HIS019 DNA, chromosome: 6 genome harbors these coding sequences:
- a CDS encoding uncharacterized protein (UCH-binding domain) — MAAVIAVPAGRSLRRSDNAKWVDPLPEKGIIEVNLDQGIVNFVWRNKATSCAEDELLIFPGEASFERVAADPTGRSFALKFSSSNQVHFFWLQSGTLADADVRATTDIDEFLKDPEYVPGSAPINDSHRAKPRDTLSTAAATTSSSPALASTSASTSGPAASASTSATGQGKKDSDMARLLFQWAENNLPIPEDEDASLGDILTPETVDRLLAEKPELAGQMAANMPPDLSLPGGESAASASGLKRVVGTPQFRSAVNDLEMALRNGTLPDSMMPWVQGGGGAWNLRSFLAALREVKTEPAEANKDDEKMDTDE, encoded by the exons ATGGCTGCAGTTATCGCCGTCCCTGCCGGTCGCTCCCTCCGCCGCTCCGACAACGCAAAGTGGGTTGACCCCCTCCCCGAGAAGGGCATCATCGaggtcaacctcgaccagGGCATTGTCAACTTTG tctGGCGCAACAAGGCCACCTCGTGcgcagaggacgagctcctcatcttccCGGGCGAGGCATCCTTTGAACGCGTTGCTGCT GACCCAACCGGTCGCTCGTTTGCACTCAAGTTCAGCAGCTCGAACCAGGTGCACTTT TTCTGGCTGCAGAGCGGCACGCTCGCGGACGCCGATGTGCGCGCCACTACCGACATTGACGAGTTCCTCAAGGACCCCGAGTACGTCCccggctcggcgccgaTCAACGACTCGCATCGCGCCAAGCCGCGCGACACTCTCTCCACCGCGGCGGCCaccacgtcctcgtcgcctgCTCTGGcttccacctcggcctctaCCTCTGGCCCGGCGGCTTCGGCCTCTACCTCGGCAACGGGCCaggggaagaaggacaGTGACATGgcccgcctcctcttccagtGGGCCGAGAACAACCTCCCGATCcctgaggacgaggacgcgagcCTAGGCGACATCCTAACTCCCGAGACGGTCGACCGCCTTCTGGCCGAAAagcccgagctcgcgggCCAGATGGCCGCCAACATGCCTCCCGACCTGAGCCTGCCGGGTGGCGAGAGCGCCGCTTCCGCCAGCGGGCTTAAGCGCGTTGTGGGCACGCCTCAGTTCCGCTCGGCTgtcaacgacctcgagatGGCGCTGCGGAACGGTACCCTCCCCGATAGCATGATGCCGTGGGTGcagggaggaggaggggctTGGAACCTCCGCTCGTTCCTGGCtgcgctgcgcgaggtcAAGACTGAGCCGGCGGAGGCTaacaaggacgacgagaagatggaCACGGACGAGTAG
- the EST2 gene encoding uncharacterized protein (Reverse transcriptase (RNA-dependent DNA polymerase)): protein MESGGTTLAAPTLSTPTITSEPLAKAIDTSALAERAMAPPPTYVTYQASFEPFTTDQYMFPEQDSWSLTDLERFQVDNLVFEDIKISESMYSPSLVTLTPYPGSTTPTYRAVNGGGSPSSFLASSMCVSSVRANQPQEWCFWFDRSVTSEEVDARMSNLMTAMLYQFHYHILDTVSGVRFSVMDLLQSVRATLSIYYPVLMTLGTHLTAVPSLVYNSDPTEYRDLLSTTICAPNAQAGTATPISPVQRTQQEAIDRLVQELVNARGPRGDALVWGTKPWSMSSHLNVSRPGVEAACAQTPASVLRGRPWHILRSRLGDAGFHHLFLSTSLFLPLGNNCYMQLNGAPLSEMKELGKKRPAEGGEADAKRVRPNPKKASPASVTLCRQRIFYGRPQLNSRGKIAHGLPRDHILNRLRPKALPSDEECEALLCVIFDSKAPGGSGARGSLARRATMVGAMREILARQSRIAHGAILSRCLDRTTALGLDGDSTPPELAPVPHTQVCRYLDAVLRSAFPAKFVGAHNFGVILKNMRRLVTLNQNELITVHSLMQGVRVNELEWLCVKQQSRVPASEASKRRELATQFIHWLFNNYLIPLLKSTFYATETPTTGYGTVYFHHAAWANASVPHLNMLVATVLEELGPTETEEALTGQLGAASVRFIPKPNGRFRPIVNLGKRVTSLGTRIGTGASTLPSANEVLKNVQHILAFEMHRQRDDLGGVLFGTNEIFPLLQSLKKELMDERGQLPRLYFAKMDMQSAFDTVKQGKLLEVMEYILEKNHEYALALHCILLPPASKVSQGIPRKLFKTRAAATQAAQSQYGHQAKEMAETMRNAVVADLLRPREVTRTECMDLLRSHVGNNIWQYGNKLYRQKVGIPQGSCLSSLLCSFFYSWLAGDYLGWTRRRGTRLLRYIDDFLLVTDDYYLARRFVTTMSCGFPEYGAHISPSKTVLSFELAHNGQALPVISLSKLTPDLPFCGFLIDTKTLDFSIDPDRMLSAPIRQSFALRKVREPGASFVGWLNRQLQNRNQVDTHHNSLQTVYLNVFINFALTAMKIPHYFTGSLDARRAALVFGWLVMAGEYTYTAGRARVQHAARKDSAEHYAIRRHAFMFMALSAYRLVLVRKASRFHRVVDLLVRELEGKYRAEADLDVAAVRGWAIVKNAKF, encoded by the exons ATGGAGAGCGGGGGCACTACTCTCGCCGCGCCCACTCTCTCCACGCCCACCATCACCAGCGAACCCCTCGCCAAAGCCATTGACACAAGTGCCCTGGCTGAGAGAGCCATggcgccgcctcccaccTATGTGACCTACCAGGCATCATTCGAGCCGTTCACGACCGACC AGTACATGTTTCCCGAACAAGACTCGTGGAGCCTTAC CGACCTTGAGAGATTTCAGGTCGATAATCTCGTCTTCGAG GACATCAAGATCTCCGAGAGCATGTACTCCCCTTCTCTGGTAACGCTTACACCTTACCCAGGCTCAACCACACCCACATACCGAGCAGTCAACGGTGGTGGTTCTCCGAGTTCCTTCCTCGCGTCGTCTATGTGCGTCTCCTCCGTCCGTGCTAACCAACCGCAGGAGTGGTGTTTCTGGTTTGACCG ATCCGTGACGAGTGAGGAAGTCGATGCCCGCATGAGCAACCTCATGACCGCCATGCTGTACCAGTTTCACTACCACATTCTCGATACCGTCAGTGGCGTGCGCTTCAGCGTCATGGACCTGCTCCAGAGCGTGCGCGCT ACCTTGTCCATCTACTACCCCGTCCTGATGACCCTCGGCACCCACCTCACCGCCGTTCCTTCCTTAGTCTATAACTCTGACCCAACAGAGTACCGTGACCttctctccaccaccatctGCGCGCCCAATGCGCAGGCAGGTACAGCAACCCCGATTAGCCCAGTTCAAAGGACGCAACAGGAGGCAATTGACCGCCTCGTAcaggagctcgtcaacgcgCGCGGGCCccgcggcgacgcgctcgtctgGGGCACAAAG ccatGGAGCATGAGCTCGCACCTGAACGTCTCCAGGCCCGGCGTTGAGGCAGCGTGTGCGCAGACGCCAGCGTCGGTGCTACGCGGTCGGCCATGGCATATTCTCCGCTCCCG actTGGGGACGCAGGGTTTCaccacctcttcctctccaccaGTCTTTTCCTTCCTCTCGGCAATAACTGTTACATGCAGTTGAACGGGGCACCACTCAGCGAGATGAAGGAGCTGGGAAAGAAGCGGCCggcagaaggaggcgagGCTGACGCGAAACGCGTGCGTCCTAACCCCAAGAAGGCGTC ACCAGCTAGTGTCACACTGTGCCGACAGCGCATCTTCTACGGGCGCCCGCAGCTCAACTCGCGAGGCAAGATTGCCCACGGACTCCCGCGGGATC ACATCCTCAACAGGCTACGGCCCAAGGCGCTGCCGTCGGATGAAGAATGCGAGGCACTGCTGTGCGTCATTTTCGATTCCAAGGCGCCAGGCGGAtcaggcgcgcgaggaagcctggcgcggcgggctACCATGGTCGGCGCGATGCGTGAGATTCTCGCGCGCCAATCCCGCATTGCGCACGGAGCGATCCTGTCCAGGTGTCTCGATCGCACG ACAGCACTAGGTCTCGATGGAGACAGTACTCCTCCAGAGCTGGCTCCGGTGCCACATACACAA GTATGCAGGTATCTGGATGCGGTGCTGCGCTCTGCATTCCCTGCCAAGTTTGTCGGCGCCCATAACTTTGGAGTCATCCTGAAGA ACATGCGGAGGCTTGTGACGTTGAACCAGAACGAGCTCATCACCGTCCACTCCCTCATGCAGGGCGTGCGTGTgaacgagctcgagtgGCTGTGCGTCAAGCAGCAGTCTCGAGTACCCGCAAGTGAAGCCTCGAAGCGACGTGAGCTGGCCACGCAGTTCATACACTGGCTCTTCAACAATTACCTTATCCCCTTGCTCAAG TCAACATTCTATGCCACCGAGACGCCGACTACAGGTTACGGTACTGTTTATTTCCACCATGCAGCTTGGGCCAACGCGAGCGTCCCTCACCTCAACATGCTTGTCGCAACGGTTCTGGAAGAGCTTGGGCCG ACGGAGACCGAGGAAGCACTCACTGGCCAACTGGGTGCTGCGTCAGTGCGCTTCATCCCTAAGCCGAATGGGCGTTTCCGGCCGATCGTCAACCTTGGCAAGCGTGTC ACAAGCCTCGGCACGCGCATTGGAACGGGTGCGAGTACACTACCGTCTGCGAACGAGGTGCTCAAGAACGTCCAGCACATCTTGGCCTTTGAGATGCATCGACAGCGCGACGACCTTGGTGGTGTTCTCTTCGGGACAAACGAGATCTTCCCTCTTCTTCAGAgcctcaagaaggagctcATGGACGAACGCGGGCAATT gccTCGGCTCTACTTTGCCAAGATGGACATGCAGTCGGCATTCGACACAGTCAAGCAGGgcaagctgctcgaggtTATGGAGTATATTCTCGAAAAG AACCACGAATACGCCCTCGCCTTGCACTGCATCCTCCTTCCACCTGCCAGCAAGGTATCTCAGGGAATCCCCCGCAAGCTGTTCAAGACGCGAGCCGCCGCCACAC AGGCCGCTCAGTCCCAGTACGGCCACCAAGCCAAAGAGATGGCAGAGACCATGCGCAACGCCGTCGTTGCTGACCTGCTGCGCCCGCGTGAGGTGACTCGCACCGAGTGCATGGATTTGCTCCGCTCTCATGTCGGGAACAACATCTGGCAGTACGGCAACAAGCTGTACCGGCAGAAGGTTGGTATTCCACAAGGCTCATGCCTCAGCAGCCTGCTCTGCAGCTTCTTCTACTCGTGGCTCGCAGGCGACTATCTTGGATGGACGCGGCGCCGAGGGACA CGACTGCTCCGGTACATCGACGACTTCCTTCTTGTCACTGACGACTACTACCTTGCGCGTCGATTTGTTACCACCATGTCCTGCGGGTTTCCTGAATACGGCGCACACATTTCGCCGTCGAAAACGGTGCTGTCGTTCGAGCTAGCTCACAATGGGCAAGCTCTGCCTGTTATCTCG TTGAGCAAGCTTACTCCAGATCTACCGTTCTGTGGCTTCCTGATTGACACGAAGACCCTCGACTTCTCTATTGACCCGGACCGCATGCTATCAGCAC CGATCAGGCAGTCGTTTGCCCTGCGCAAAGTGCGCGAGCCTGGCGCCTCCTTCGTAGGCTGGCTCAACCG ACAGTTGCAGAACCGCAATCAA gtCGATACGCATCACAACTCTCTCCAGACGGTCTATCTGAACGTCTTTATCAACTTCGCCCTCACGGCCATGAAGATCCCCCACTACTTTACCGGCAGCCTTGACGCCAGGCGCGCAGCCCTGGTATTTGGGTGGCTGGTGATGGCAGGCGAGTACACGTATACAGCGGGACGGGCACGTGTACAGCACGCTGCTCGCAAGGACAGTGCCGAGCACTACGCGATCCGCCGACATGCGTTCATGTT CATGGCCCTAAGCGCATAtcgtctcgtcctcgttcgCAAGGCGTCACGCTTCCACCGTGTCGTCGACCTTCttgtgcgcgagctcgaggggAAGTACCGCGCCGAAGCAGACCTGGATGTGGCCGCAGTGCGGGGATGGGCGATTGTCAAGAACGCCAAGTTCTAA